The Terriglobus tenax genome contains a region encoding:
- a CDS encoding BON domain-containing protein, producing MRFANVVSALGLALALAMGIAGVSAHAQGKKDSASGVNDAQIQLDLKEKLGSKRFSGVKPEVKRGVVTLSGTVELYSAKADADNRAHHIKNVLSVRNMIDVASATELTDVQLRDKLAEKLSYDRVGYGTNAFNSFTIGVQDGVVTLGGVAYGPMDRDSAVSLVANFPGVKDVVDNIEVAPLSPNDDRIRLAVARSVYGFPSLNKYAIDPAKPIRIVVVNGNVTLAGVVDNQADKDAAGIRANGVSGVFKVTNDLQVAGAVTSER from the coding sequence ATGCGGTTTGCGAACGTTGTCAGCGCCCTTGGACTTGCGCTGGCGTTAGCCATGGGGATTGCCGGGGTTTCGGCGCATGCGCAAGGCAAGAAGGACTCGGCCAGCGGCGTCAACGATGCGCAGATTCAGCTCGATCTGAAGGAAAAGCTCGGCAGCAAGCGCTTCAGCGGTGTAAAGCCTGAGGTCAAGCGCGGCGTGGTGACGCTGAGCGGTACGGTTGAGCTGTACAGCGCCAAGGCAGATGCGGATAACCGCGCACACCATATCAAGAACGTGCTTTCCGTACGCAATATGATCGATGTGGCCAGCGCGACCGAGCTGACCGATGTGCAATTGCGCGACAAGCTGGCGGAAAAGCTCTCCTACGACCGCGTCGGGTATGGCACCAATGCTTTCAATTCCTTCACCATCGGCGTGCAGGATGGCGTGGTGACCCTGGGCGGCGTGGCCTATGGCCCCATGGATCGCGACTCCGCTGTGAGCCTGGTGGCGAATTTTCCCGGGGTGAAGGATGTGGTCGACAATATCGAGGTCGCCCCACTTTCGCCGAACGACGATCGTATCCGGCTGGCCGTAGCGCGGTCAGTGTATGGTTTCCCATCGCTGAACAAATACGCAATTGACCCGGCGAAGCCTATCCGCATTGTGGTGGTGAACGGCAATGTGACGTTGGCCGGCGTGGTGGATAACCAGGCCGACAAGGACGCGGCGGGCATTCGTGCAAATGGAGTTTCAGGCGTCTTCAAGGTGACCAACGACCTGCAGGTGGCCGGCGCGGTCACGTCCGAACGCTAA
- a CDS encoding CsbD family protein, producing the protein MNKSNVSGKIDQVVGKVKEGVGEAIGNERLANSGVADQLKGHAKEAWGNAKDTANELKKTTHTEADVRREQAESHTSSMRDKITNAAENMKDKLNDKLDSVKEDQREKRDHLRRSA; encoded by the coding sequence ATGAACAAGAGCAATGTCAGCGGAAAGATCGACCAGGTTGTAGGCAAGGTCAAGGAAGGTGTTGGGGAAGCTATTGGCAATGAGCGTCTGGCCAACTCCGGCGTCGCAGACCAGCTCAAGGGCCATGCCAAGGAAGCCTGGGGAAACGCCAAGGATACGGCGAACGAGCTCAAGAAGACCACGCACACGGAAGCCGATGTCCGCCGCGAACAGGCCGAATCCCACACCTCCAGCATGCGTGACAAGATCACCAACGCCGCCGAGAACATGAAGGACAAGCTCAACGACAAGCTCGACAGCGTCAAGGAAGATCAACGCGAGAAGCGCGACCACCTGCGCCGCTCCGCCTGA
- a CDS encoding lmo0937 family membrane protein, with protein sequence MLLFITVVLFVLWLVGMVSTYTLGGWIHLLLFLAVAALLIRLIQGRNPL encoded by the coding sequence ATGCTGCTGTTCATCACCGTTGTGTTGTTCGTCCTCTGGCTGGTCGGCATGGTCAGTACCTACACTCTCGGCGGATGGATTCATCTGCTCCTCTTCCTGGCCGTCGCCGCGCTGCTCATCCGGTTGATTCAGGGACGCAATCCGCTCTAA
- a CDS encoding translocation/assembly module TamB domain-containing protein — protein sequence MSEMLPLNQSPEKNEPEVVESPLHRKLMRSAAWIFAGFGVLLVLLTGALTWYTHTEDFQRRAASQVVSILEDATGGHVEIGAVKFNLWHLAAEVDHLVIHGTEAAGEAPYLSVDRVLVRITIGNLLERAAGGFASKVRLGLLRVEHPQFHMIVNADGSTNQPVPKTKSTSTTPIQDTLLDLKAATAEVTDGVVLMNDKPIPFDLAARQLGVNLKYLSSSDRYGISIGLNDLTTKMQKMPEAKSRITAELELGRKMVALKSLHLETGESSKLDVTAQLENFDKPVWQATVKGNIEIKQISVLSGFPGLNAGNAVLDVSGHSCAVAPEEAQKRPRFWQRSNPSKNKATVKVLPPDPECEKGYLLAGTVKARSAGYTDEYVRVRGVDLDTKLHITPADLLLNALLIDLPDGGHIAGDMRINNWLGQIPQDAAEASPTIAAGQKTANTTAKAINAKPPLEGDRKLPKVEPSHAYVNVTLTRVTLRAIEEITQPRGFSDLGLDVAVSGPAKAEWGGDFAHIEDSVIVSADLKMAPTGRQVKGRQNVPVSGSVVAEYRGQGEVVNIQQVTAKTPYTTLEASGVLGVAKGEAATALRVNVVMGNLAELDSVLTAIGFDSQEKRGASALPVDLQGAATFRGTASGALAQLDIKGHLEATGVEAKISSDSTILVDSLVADAEYTPQGLAVAESTIKRGNSVLHAHGAVKAHRVAVRRSVTYEWDKESEVDAQVQLVDASAAEALQMAGQQSLQVTGTLNVNAHLRGTIGNLKGDGVVALRDGVAYGEPFQLVQTNLNVHDQTIDANDLLIRAHNVQVLTGSAGYDIDTKQVHAHLQARDLRLSGFETVKSKGLPVDGVVSAVVDAQGTLEQPNLKANLRVTNVTLQGSPVGELTADVHSQGSTVFLQGRSTLLNAGMNMDAQAQLTGNYESQGKLEFSNLNVDNVLKSLGNTKLKATSNLAGTVNFAGPLKTPQQLRGNAEVRNVDVTVAGLSFKTDAPVRASLDNGIVRLQPVHVTGSDTDLRAEGSVQVLGVTDPKGGKLDVKASGSANLAVLHTVQPSLLSSGGITFTVGASGTMSSPSLTGRVEMKNANLAYEDIPNGLSNMNGTLVFNQDRLEVQSVTATTGGGQLKLGGFITYRHGLYADLTATANAARIRLYGVSTTANANIHLIGNGNSMQLSGDILITRFGLSEEFDFAQFAGSGGIAAPPDPDDFLNKVHLNVRVTSSPQLDFQNSYAKLAGKVDLRVVGTLAVPSVLGRVSITDGSASFAGVQYQLQRGDVYFNNPVRIDPVIDLDATARVGTYDITIGLHGTSTSLKPTYRSEPPLSEADIFALLALGRTQEQAQIYQEQQLRSGTDPTTSALLGSALNATVSSRVSKLFGGQSSVKIDPSYTGAVGNSSARITVEQQFSRQLTMVFATNVNSSARQLIQLQYQVNRNNSIVATRDENGVFSIVYKIRKRYK from the coding sequence ATGAGCGAGATGCTTCCCCTGAACCAGTCGCCGGAGAAGAATGAGCCGGAGGTCGTCGAGAGCCCCCTGCACCGCAAGCTGATGCGTTCCGCGGCATGGATCTTTGCGGGCTTTGGTGTGCTGCTTGTGCTGTTGACCGGCGCTCTGACCTGGTACACGCATACGGAGGATTTTCAGCGCCGCGCGGCCAGCCAGGTGGTCTCCATTCTGGAGGACGCAACCGGCGGCCATGTTGAGATTGGCGCGGTGAAGTTCAACCTGTGGCACCTGGCAGCGGAGGTGGATCACCTGGTGATCCATGGCACAGAGGCCGCGGGCGAGGCTCCGTATCTTTCCGTGGACCGCGTCCTGGTGCGCATTACCATCGGCAACCTACTGGAGCGTGCGGCTGGCGGATTCGCGTCGAAGGTGCGCCTGGGGCTGCTGCGCGTGGAGCATCCGCAGTTTCACATGATTGTGAACGCTGACGGCTCAACGAACCAGCCGGTTCCTAAAACGAAGAGCACCAGCACGACACCGATCCAGGACACGCTGCTGGACCTGAAGGCGGCGACGGCGGAGGTGACGGACGGCGTTGTGTTGATGAACGACAAGCCGATTCCGTTTGACCTGGCGGCACGGCAGCTTGGCGTCAACCTGAAGTACCTTTCTTCGAGCGACCGCTATGGCATCTCCATCGGGCTGAACGACCTGACGACGAAGATGCAGAAGATGCCGGAGGCGAAGTCGCGTATTACAGCCGAGTTGGAGCTGGGCCGCAAGATGGTGGCGCTGAAGAGCCTGCACCTGGAGACGGGCGAGAGCTCGAAGCTGGATGTGACGGCGCAGCTTGAGAATTTCGATAAGCCGGTGTGGCAGGCGACGGTGAAGGGCAATATCGAGATCAAACAGATCTCTGTGCTGAGCGGTTTCCCGGGTCTGAATGCTGGCAATGCCGTGCTGGACGTGAGCGGGCATAGCTGCGCGGTGGCTCCTGAAGAGGCCCAGAAACGGCCGCGGTTCTGGCAGCGTTCGAATCCTTCGAAGAACAAAGCGACTGTGAAGGTGCTGCCGCCGGACCCCGAGTGCGAGAAAGGCTATCTGCTGGCGGGCACGGTGAAGGCGCGCAGCGCCGGGTACACCGATGAGTATGTACGTGTGCGTGGCGTCGACCTGGATACGAAGCTGCACATTACGCCGGCCGACTTGCTGTTGAATGCGCTGCTGATCGATCTGCCGGATGGCGGGCATATCGCCGGTGACATGCGTATCAACAACTGGCTTGGACAGATTCCGCAGGATGCCGCCGAGGCATCGCCGACGATTGCCGCCGGACAGAAGACCGCGAACACCACGGCAAAGGCCATCAATGCGAAGCCTCCTTTGGAAGGCGACCGCAAGCTGCCGAAGGTGGAGCCTTCGCACGCGTATGTGAATGTGACGCTGACGCGGGTGACGCTGCGCGCCATTGAAGAGATCACGCAGCCGCGAGGCTTCAGCGATCTTGGCCTGGATGTCGCGGTGAGCGGACCGGCGAAGGCGGAGTGGGGTGGCGACTTTGCGCATATCGAGGACTCGGTGATTGTGAGCGCCGACCTGAAGATGGCGCCGACAGGCCGCCAGGTCAAGGGCAGGCAGAATGTTCCGGTAAGCGGTTCGGTTGTGGCGGAATATCGTGGCCAGGGCGAGGTGGTGAATATTCAGCAAGTGACGGCCAAGACACCGTACACCACGCTGGAGGCCAGCGGCGTGCTGGGTGTTGCCAAGGGCGAAGCAGCCACGGCTCTGCGAGTGAATGTGGTGATGGGGAACCTTGCCGAACTGGATTCGGTGTTGACCGCCATTGGGTTTGATTCGCAGGAAAAGCGCGGCGCGAGCGCCCTGCCGGTGGACCTGCAGGGCGCTGCGACCTTCCGTGGCACGGCTTCTGGCGCGCTGGCGCAGCTGGATATCAAGGGACATCTTGAAGCGACCGGCGTGGAGGCGAAGATTTCGTCGGACTCGACGATTCTTGTGGATTCGCTGGTGGCGGATGCGGAGTACACGCCGCAGGGGCTGGCGGTGGCGGAGTCAACCATCAAGCGCGGCAACTCGGTACTGCATGCGCATGGAGCAGTGAAGGCGCATCGCGTTGCGGTGCGGCGCAGTGTGACGTACGAGTGGGACAAGGAGTCAGAGGTAGACGCGCAGGTGCAGCTGGTGGACGCCAGCGCGGCGGAAGCGCTGCAGATGGCGGGTCAGCAGAGCCTGCAGGTGACCGGAACACTGAACGTGAATGCGCACCTGAGGGGAACGATCGGGAACCTGAAGGGCGATGGCGTGGTGGCGCTGCGCGATGGTGTGGCGTATGGCGAACCCTTCCAACTGGTGCAGACCAACCTGAACGTTCATGACCAGACGATCGACGCCAACGACCTGCTGATCCGAGCGCACAATGTGCAGGTGCTGACCGGCAGCGCGGGATATGACATTGACACCAAGCAGGTGCATGCCCACCTGCAGGCGCGCGACCTGCGCCTCTCCGGCTTTGAGACGGTGAAGAGCAAAGGGCTTCCGGTGGATGGTGTGGTGTCCGCGGTGGTGGATGCGCAGGGAACGCTGGAGCAGCCCAACCTGAAGGCCAACCTGCGTGTGACCAATGTGACGCTGCAGGGCTCGCCGGTGGGCGAGCTGACGGCGGATGTCCACAGCCAGGGCTCGACCGTGTTTCTACAGGGCCGCTCCACACTGTTGAATGCCGGCATGAATATGGACGCGCAGGCGCAGCTTACCGGCAATTATGAGTCGCAGGGCAAGCTGGAGTTCAGCAACCTGAACGTGGACAACGTTCTGAAGTCGCTGGGCAACACGAAGCTGAAGGCGACCTCAAACCTGGCCGGGACGGTGAACTTTGCCGGTCCGCTGAAGACGCCGCAACAGTTGCGTGGCAATGCCGAGGTCCGCAATGTGGATGTGACGGTGGCGGGGCTTAGCTTCAAAACCGATGCCCCGGTTCGCGCGTCGCTGGACAACGGTATTGTGCGCCTGCAGCCGGTGCATGTGACGGGATCAGACACAGACCTGCGTGCCGAGGGAAGCGTGCAGGTGCTGGGTGTCACGGATCCGAAGGGTGGCAAGCTGGACGTGAAGGCCAGCGGCAGTGCCAACCTTGCCGTGCTGCACACGGTGCAGCCAAGCCTGCTCTCAAGCGGTGGCATTACCTTTACGGTGGGTGCTTCCGGAACGATGAGTTCGCCCTCGCTGACCGGACGCGTGGAGATGAAGAACGCCAACCTGGCGTATGAGGACATTCCCAACGGGTTGAGCAATATGAACGGCACGCTGGTCTTCAACCAGGACCGCCTGGAGGTGCAGTCGGTAACGGCCACCACGGGCGGCGGCCAGTTGAAGCTGGGTGGATTTATTACCTATCGCCACGGCCTGTATGCGGATCTGACGGCAACGGCGAATGCGGCGCGTATCCGGCTGTATGGTGTCAGCACGACTGCCAATGCAAACATCCATCTGATCGGCAATGGAAACTCCATGCAGTTAAGCGGCGATATCCTGATCACCCGCTTTGGCCTGAGCGAGGAGTTTGACTTCGCGCAGTTTGCGGGAAGCGGTGGCATTGCGGCACCTCCGGATCCGGATGATTTCCTGAACAAGGTGCATCTGAATGTCCGCGTGACTTCGTCACCGCAGCTCGATTTCCAGAACTCGTATGCCAAGCTGGCGGGCAAGGTCGACCTGAGGGTGGTGGGAACGCTGGCTGTGCCCTCGGTGCTTGGCCGGGTGTCCATTACCGACGGCAGCGCGAGCTTCGCCGGGGTGCAGTACCAGTTGCAGCGTGGCGATGTGTACTTCAATAACCCGGTCCGGATTGACCCGGTGATTGACCTGGATGCGACGGCGCGTGTCGGCACGTATGACATCACGATCGGCCTGCATGGCACCTCGACCAGCCTGAAGCCGACCTATCGTTCCGAGCCTCCGCTGAGCGAGGCCGATATCTTCGCCCTGCTGGCGCTGGGCCGCACGCAGGAGCAGGCGCAGATTTACCAGGAACAGCAGCTGCGCAGCGGAACCGATCCGACGACCTCCGCGCTGCTGGGCAGCGCCCTGAATGCGACGGTCAGCAGCCGCGTCTCCAAGTTGTTTGGCGGCCAGAGCAGCGTGAAGATTGACCCGTCCTACACCGGTGCGGTCGGTAACTCGTCGGCCCGCATCACGGTGGAACAGCAGTTCTCCCGCCAGTTGACGATGGTGTTTGCCACCAACGTCAACTCGTCCGCGCGGCAGTTGATCCAGCTGCAGTACCAGGTGAACCGGAACAACTCGATTGTGGCGACACGGGATGAAAATGGTGTTTTCAGCATCGTTTACAAAATCCGTAAGCGCTACAAGTAG
- a CDS encoding UbiA-like polyprenyltransferase, producing MQGIWRNTAVTLEMIKWEHSIFALPFALTAAVLAAGGIPPLAKLGWIVVCMVAARSAAMAFNRLVDADIDGKNPRTAMRAIPAGLLSAKFVAGFVIVSCALFVFSAAMLNRLTLLLSPVALAVVLSYSYMKRLTRWSHMVLGLALGIAPSAAWIAVRGTLDPRILVLTGAVLLWVGGFDVLYACQDFDYDRKVGLNSVPAAFGIEGAFWIARLMHLGMLAMLVWLGTLFGFGVVAWIGIGVVALLLGYEHAIISPKDMRRMNAAFFTLNGIIAVLFMAFVVADVLRR from the coding sequence ATGCAGGGAATCTGGCGCAATACGGCGGTCACGCTGGAGATGATCAAGTGGGAACACTCGATCTTCGCGCTGCCGTTCGCTTTAACGGCAGCGGTACTGGCCGCAGGCGGCATTCCGCCGCTGGCCAAGCTTGGCTGGATTGTGGTGTGCATGGTCGCGGCGCGATCGGCGGCCATGGCTTTCAACCGTCTGGTGGATGCCGACATTGATGGCAAAAACCCGCGCACGGCGATGCGTGCAATTCCGGCCGGACTTCTGAGCGCAAAGTTTGTCGCAGGTTTCGTGATCGTAAGCTGCGCTCTGTTTGTCTTCAGCGCGGCGATGCTGAACCGGCTGACGCTGCTGCTGTCGCCGGTCGCTCTGGCGGTGGTGCTCTCCTACAGCTACATGAAGCGGCTGACGCGCTGGAGCCACATGGTTCTGGGCTTGGCGCTGGGGATTGCTCCGTCGGCTGCTTGGATTGCGGTGCGCGGTACGCTGGACCCGCGGATTCTCGTGCTGACCGGCGCGGTGCTGTTGTGGGTCGGCGGCTTCGATGTACTGTACGCCTGCCAGGATTTTGACTACGACCGCAAGGTCGGGCTGAACTCGGTTCCGGCTGCGTTTGGTATCGAGGGCGCCTTCTGGATAGCACGCCTGATGCACCTGGGTATGCTGGCCATGCTGGTGTGGCTGGGGACGCTGTTCGGATTTGGCGTGGTGGCGTGGATCGGGATTGGCGTGGTGGCGCTGCTGCTGGGTTATGAGCACGCGATCATTTCGCCGAAAGATATGCGCCGTATGAACGCCGCCTTCTTTACCCTGAACGGGATTATCGCGGTGCTGTTCATGGCGTTTGTTGTGGCGGATGTGCTGCGGCGGTAG